The Xanthomonas sontii genome contains a region encoding:
- a CDS encoding YcgL domain-containing protein yields MQAYVYKSQRKPDTYLYLAARDDFGRLPPALLASLQPLAFVLEVALTAERTLARADPAAVRANLAGCGFHLQLPPSLPGTTDRHDD; encoded by the coding sequence ATGCAAGCCTACGTCTACAAAAGCCAACGCAAGCCGGACACCTATCTGTATCTCGCCGCCCGCGACGACTTCGGCCGTCTGCCGCCGGCGCTGCTGGCGTCGCTGCAGCCGCTGGCGTTCGTGCTCGAGGTGGCGTTGACCGCCGAACGCACACTGGCCCGCGCCGATCCGGCCGCGGTGCGCGCCAACCTCGCCGGCTGCGGCTTCCATCTGCAATTGCCGCCGTCCCTGCCCGGCACCACCGATCGACACGATGACTGA
- a CDS encoding S8 family serine peptidase, whose translation MMSSNTLAAALAAVLFAGGAQAASPTIGLGGVQGPVPQSASANDLGQRFIVKTRDGGSQARSLLATTLSSAVARSGMQRAQIGSNGLTLRSAVSAKVLRDMAVPGWHVVQTSRHLSDSERTAFINELKADPSVVSVQVDRLYRRLDEASVRLPAAIAAAASTTPNDPAYAKLQWNFHDPVGGVNAEQGWTRSTGKGVVVAVVDTGVVKDNPDLAANVLPGYDMITDHRVSRRDTDGRVAGGYDLGDWVEADYCTALGASGNAPAPSSWHGSHVSGTIAQVTNNNLATAGLAYDAKIVPVRVLGSCGGFGSDIADGMLWAAGLPVAGLPTNPNPAEVINMSLGSGAPDTCPQIYQDAIDQINAKGTIIVVAAGNSNANASTYTMSSCNGVISVGASRVNGGRASYSNYGTRVDIAAPGGGGDVDGNPNGYIFQVINGGTQSPTGDWQIGGMAGTSMASPHVAAAVAMVQSVAKTPFSWTGMRDLLRASARPFPVAIPTSTPIGAGILDVDMLLQMATTPPCDPSDSSCVPPTKTLVNKVEMRGIGSQGGDALYSFQAAAGTVVSFMTFGGTGNVAMYVSAGKTPTSSSYDARSTRAGTTQAVRLTPSSATTYYVRLSGSYSGLTLVGRQ comes from the coding sequence ATGATGTCTTCCAATACGCTCGCCGCTGCCCTCGCCGCCGTCCTGTTCGCCGGTGGCGCGCAGGCGGCCTCCCCCACCATCGGCCTGGGCGGTGTGCAAGGTCCGGTGCCGCAATCGGCCAGCGCCAACGACCTGGGCCAGCGCTTCATCGTCAAGACCCGTGACGGCGGCAGCCAGGCGCGCAGCCTGCTGGCCACCACCCTCAGCAGCGCGGTGGCGCGCAGCGGCATGCAGCGCGCGCAGATCGGCAGCAACGGGCTGACGCTGCGCAGCGCCGTCAGCGCCAAGGTGCTGCGCGACATGGCGGTGCCGGGCTGGCATGTGGTGCAGACCTCGCGCCACCTCAGCGACAGCGAGCGCACCGCCTTCATCAACGAGCTGAAGGCCGATCCGTCGGTGGTGTCGGTGCAGGTCGATCGGCTGTACCGGCGCCTGGACGAGGCCAGCGTGCGCCTGCCGGCCGCCATCGCGGCCGCCGCCTCCACCACCCCCAACGATCCGGCCTACGCCAAGCTGCAGTGGAACTTCCACGACCCAGTCGGCGGGGTCAACGCCGAGCAGGGCTGGACCCGCTCCACCGGCAAGGGCGTGGTGGTGGCGGTGGTCGACACCGGCGTGGTCAAGGACAACCCGGATCTGGCCGCCAACGTGCTGCCCGGCTACGACATGATCACCGACCACCGCGTCTCGCGCCGCGACACGGACGGTCGCGTGGCCGGCGGCTACGACCTGGGCGACTGGGTGGAAGCCGACTACTGCACCGCGCTGGGCGCGTCCGGCAATGCGCCGGCGCCGAGTTCGTGGCATGGCAGCCATGTCTCCGGCACCATCGCCCAGGTCACCAACAACAACCTGGCCACGGCCGGCCTGGCCTACGACGCCAAGATCGTGCCGGTGCGCGTGCTCGGCTCCTGCGGCGGCTTTGGCAGCGACATCGCCGACGGCATGCTGTGGGCCGCGGGCCTGCCGGTGGCCGGCCTGCCGACCAACCCGAACCCGGCCGAGGTGATCAACATGAGCCTGGGCAGCGGCGCGCCGGACACCTGCCCGCAGATCTACCAGGACGCGATCGACCAGATCAACGCCAAGGGCACGATCATCGTGGTCGCCGCCGGCAACTCCAACGCCAATGCCTCCACGTACACCATGTCCTCCTGCAACGGCGTGATCAGCGTCGGCGCTTCGCGGGTGAACGGCGGCCGCGCCAGCTACTCCAACTACGGCACGCGCGTGGACATCGCCGCGCCGGGCGGTGGCGGCGACGTCGACGGCAACCCGAACGGCTACATCTTCCAGGTGATCAACGGCGGCACCCAGAGCCCGACCGGCGACTGGCAGATCGGCGGCATGGCCGGCACCTCGATGGCCTCCCCGCACGTGGCCGCGGCGGTGGCGATGGTGCAGAGCGTGGCCAAGACGCCCTTCAGCTGGACCGGCATGCGCGACCTGCTGCGCGCCAGCGCGCGGCCGTTCCCGGTGGCGATCCCCACCAGCACGCCGATCGGCGCCGGCATCCTGGACGTGGACATGCTGCTGCAGATGGCCACCACCCCGCCGTGCGATCCGTCCGACAGCAGCTGCGTGCCGCCAACCAAGACCCTGGTCAACAAGGTGGAGATGCGCGGCATCGGCAGCCAGGGCGGCGATGCGCTGTACAGCTTCCAGGCCGCGGCCGGCACGGTGGTCAGCTTCATGACCTTCGGCGGCACCGGCAACGTGGCGATGTACGTGTCGGCGGGCAAGACGCCGACCAGCAGCAGCTACGACGCGCGTTCCACCCGTGCCGGCACCACCCAGGCGGTGCGCCTCACCCCGTCCAGCGCCACGACCTACTACGTGCGCCTGAGCGGCAGCTACAGCGGCCTGACCCTGGTCGGGCGGCAGTAA
- a CDS encoding beta-ketoacyl-[acyl-carrier-protein] synthase family protein — translation MAPVAIRAYTATNALGSGLHAQAAALREGRSGLRRNDFGPQPLECWIGRVDALETAALPEALAAWECRNNRLAWLALQQDGMAAAVAAAAQRHGAERVAVVMGTSTSSIGASEEAYTRLEHDADGPRMPADLDRPIVHTPHSLGDFVRAATGLRGPCITVATACSSSAKVFAQAARLIAAGVVDAALVGGVDTLCGSVLFGFNSLQVVSPEPCRPFDVRRVGLSLGEAGGYALLERADAADAPPAQALLCGYGESSDAHHMSAPHPQGLGAGLAMRGALQRAGVDPAEVGYLNLHGTATPANDSVEAAAVAALFPPTLHASSTKAWTGHTLGAAGIVESVFALLALRDGLLPGTLNSELPDPACGPQIRFATAHAQVRYAMNNSFGFGGNNCSLLFGRA, via the coding sequence ATGGCCCCGGTGGCCATCCGCGCCTACACCGCGACCAACGCGCTCGGCAGCGGACTGCACGCCCAGGCCGCGGCGCTGCGCGAGGGCCGCAGCGGCCTGCGTCGCAACGACTTCGGTCCGCAACCGCTGGAATGCTGGATCGGCCGGGTGGACGCGCTGGAAACCGCCGCGCTGCCGGAGGCCCTGGCCGCGTGGGAATGCCGCAACAACCGCCTGGCCTGGCTCGCCCTGCAGCAGGACGGCATGGCCGCGGCCGTGGCCGCCGCGGCGCAACGCCACGGCGCCGAACGGGTGGCGGTGGTGATGGGCACCTCCACCTCCAGCATCGGCGCCAGCGAGGAGGCCTACACACGGCTCGAGCACGATGCGGACGGCCCACGCATGCCCGCCGACCTGGACCGGCCGATCGTGCACACCCCGCATTCGCTCGGCGATTTCGTGCGCGCCGCCACCGGCCTGCGCGGCCCGTGCATCACCGTCGCCACCGCCTGCTCGTCCAGCGCCAAGGTGTTCGCCCAGGCGGCGCGGCTGATCGCCGCCGGCGTGGTCGATGCGGCGCTGGTCGGCGGCGTGGACACGCTGTGCGGCAGCGTGCTGTTCGGCTTCAACTCGCTGCAGGTGGTGTCGCCGGAACCATGCCGGCCGTTCGACGTGCGCCGGGTCGGGCTGTCGCTGGGCGAGGCCGGCGGCTACGCACTGCTGGAACGCGCCGATGCCGCCGACGCGCCGCCGGCGCAGGCGCTGCTGTGCGGCTACGGCGAATCCAGCGACGCCCACCACATGTCCGCGCCGCATCCGCAGGGGCTGGGCGCCGGCCTGGCGATGCGCGGCGCGTTGCAGCGCGCCGGCGTGGACCCGGCCGAGGTCGGGTATCTCAACCTGCACGGCACCGCGACCCCGGCCAACGACAGCGTCGAGGCCGCCGCGGTGGCGGCATTGTTTCCGCCGACCCTGCACGCCAGTTCGACCAAGGCCTGGACCGGGCACACGCTCGGCGCCGCCGGCATCGTCGAGTCGGTGTTCGCGCTGCTGGCGCTGCGCGACGGCCTGCTGCCCGGCACCCTCAACAGCGAACTGCCCGATCCCGCCTGCGGCCCGCAGATCCGCTTCGCCACCGCCCATGCACAGGTCCGCTACGCGATGAACAACTCCTTCGGCTTCGGCGGCAACAACTGCTCGCTGCTGTTCGGCCGCGCATGA
- a CDS encoding beta-ketoacyl synthase chain length factor — protein MLSATIEGIGFWAPGLPGWTLAQAFARGDGAPLETPGRPSPQLLAPNERRRAPDTVAVSLDAALAACQDAGRDPATLPSVFTSTHGDLAITDYMCTTLASEPLSVSPTKFHNSVHNAAAGYWTIGAGATAAATAISAHSGSFAQGLLEALSQLAAGEEAVLLVGYDSRSVGALGRIARSEGLLGGALVLSAGARDGKPQLQVQLRDGTAPVGDGALARHVAGNAMAPMLPLFDALALGSSGCVLDAGGGRCLQVELRA, from the coding sequence ATGCTGAGCGCGACGATCGAAGGCATCGGGTTCTGGGCGCCCGGCCTGCCCGGATGGACGCTGGCACAGGCGTTCGCACGCGGCGACGGCGCGCCGCTGGAGACGCCCGGCCGGCCCTCGCCGCAACTGCTGGCGCCCAACGAGCGCCGCCGCGCGCCGGACACGGTGGCGGTGTCGCTGGACGCGGCGCTGGCCGCCTGCCAGGACGCCGGCCGCGACCCGGCCACGCTGCCGTCGGTGTTCACCTCCACCCACGGCGACCTGGCGATCACCGACTACATGTGCACCACCCTGGCCAGCGAACCGCTGTCGGTGTCGCCGACCAAGTTCCACAACTCGGTGCACAACGCCGCCGCCGGCTACTGGACCATCGGCGCCGGCGCCACCGCCGCGGCGACCGCGATCAGCGCGCACAGCGGCAGTTTCGCGCAGGGACTGCTGGAAGCGCTGTCGCAGCTGGCCGCGGGCGAAGAGGCGGTGCTGCTGGTCGGCTACGACAGCCGCTCGGTGGGCGCGCTGGGCCGGATCGCGCGCAGCGAGGGCCTGCTCGGCGGCGCGCTGGTGCTGAGCGCGGGCGCACGCGACGGCAAGCCGCAATTGCAGGTACAACTGCGCGACGGCACCGCGCCGGTTGGCGATGGCGCGCTGGCGCGGCATGTCGCGGGCAACGCGATGGCGCCGATGCTGCCGCTGTTCGACGCGCTGGCGCTGGGCAGCAGCGGTTGCGTGCTCGATGCCGGCGGCGGCCGCTGCCTGCAGGTGGAGCTGCGCGCATGA
- a CDS encoding ankyrin repeat domain-containing protein codes for MTDSFLRARAPMLAAALGAVLALAAGIGPLAAALGAWLAQPAFALALSWHRGSRPRPRAARDLVGAAVPLLVLWAGGMALVAVLVAWPLAALHDSGSLAAALALSVAASAALLGLWRTWPLWHGSDVEGGPLGARWHALAQQDVQAWRGLAVAALVLVLAGLGVVLAWPGLLAEAARWPLALAYALLSPLLHAGLQRVAPPQTLTPPVSSADLFAELSATAAPRADEPPPAQDELHAALYDAARGGRVDRALQLLQAGADPHALPAAEWRDQRSLPVLAAVLPDLRLLRELIVRGVDVNRPHLGMTPLLAATRDSWHGRPEAVMTLLANGADPRASDGDGNTPLHHAARSSDPGVAALLRDAAAELDAANRDGLTPLAVACQVGNWRMAKFLLERGAKPEPAEASPVLLAAAGTEEDDPAGVQLLLKHKARVDARDRQRRSALHEAAQAGHVEIVQALLGAGANLEARDALGRTPWLEAARHGRVAVLERLLPHKPDLVAVDGDGRNAILLACTADHVAPGLIRRLLELGVAPAQPDQSGRRAVDLAAEAGRWAIVSALDPDYPLPAAVSDGQGETGPAGLPDRPPLELLREGLQLGQPRDGLAALARLCAAEELGALLHEPPLALNAQAVDWLLAHGAEPEVLDACGDTPMFALLSRGVEAVPSLQAMLRHGVSPAGRGGLTRLLAACAQHDHASRALEQFALELLERGADPFAPSPAGDPPLSLAVRLGWLRLQLQLLERGADREARDSHGMTALHLAAALGREASLKLLIQQGASPDARAADGQTPLGVALASGRRDLADWLDWRTWPLPRRPLREADVPAAAMVGDAEAIRRLIDLGLPVDAVDAQGCTALLRAAGGGHAEAVKLLLSRGADLQHAAASGATPLSAAVSMRQTEIVAALLQAGAQIEHRLPGGVTVLMLACALGLPDIAARLLAAGADVHAGDAQQLAPLHCAALYGFTARDKSRLLALLDTLLLAGAEADRGSAGGVTPLLLLLGARAEPGTACEEPVVLAGVERLLDEEVSLEVQDPRGFGPLHLAALHGLPLLVQRLLRAGADPELRDTLNRTPREIAVMRGFVDVAGQFQPALPGVSSMARFLRESR; via the coding sequence ATGACTGACTCTTTCCTCCGCGCGCGTGCGCCGATGCTCGCCGCCGCCCTGGGCGCGGTGCTGGCGCTGGCCGCCGGAATCGGCCCGCTGGCCGCCGCCCTGGGCGCCTGGCTGGCGCAACCGGCGTTCGCCCTGGCGTTGTCCTGGCACCGTGGCAGCCGGCCGCGCCCACGCGCCGCGCGCGACCTGGTCGGCGCGGCGGTGCCGCTGCTGGTGCTGTGGGCCGGCGGCATGGCGCTGGTCGCGGTGCTGGTGGCCTGGCCGCTGGCGGCGCTGCACGACAGCGGCAGCCTCGCTGCCGCGTTGGCGCTGAGCGTGGCCGCCAGTGCCGCGCTGCTCGGGCTGTGGCGGACCTGGCCGCTGTGGCACGGCAGCGATGTCGAGGGCGGCCCGCTGGGCGCGCGCTGGCATGCGCTGGCGCAGCAGGACGTGCAGGCCTGGCGCGGGCTGGCGGTGGCCGCGCTGGTATTGGTGCTGGCCGGGCTCGGCGTGGTGCTGGCCTGGCCGGGGCTGCTCGCCGAGGCCGCACGCTGGCCGCTGGCGCTGGCCTATGCGCTGCTGTCGCCGCTGCTGCACGCCGGCCTGCAACGGGTGGCGCCGCCGCAGACGCTGACCCCGCCGGTGTCCTCGGCCGACCTGTTCGCCGAACTCAGCGCCACCGCCGCGCCGCGCGCCGACGAGCCGCCGCCGGCGCAGGACGAACTGCATGCGGCGCTGTACGACGCCGCCCGCGGGGGCCGCGTCGATCGCGCGTTGCAACTGCTGCAGGCCGGCGCCGATCCGCATGCGCTGCCCGCCGCCGAGTGGCGCGACCAGCGCAGCCTGCCGGTGCTGGCCGCGGTGCTGCCGGACCTGCGCCTGCTGCGCGAACTGATCGTGCGCGGGGTCGACGTCAATCGCCCGCACTTGGGCATGACCCCGCTGCTGGCCGCCACCCGCGACAGCTGGCATGGCCGCCCGGAGGCGGTGATGACCCTGCTCGCCAACGGCGCCGATCCGCGCGCCAGCGACGGCGACGGCAACACCCCGCTGCATCACGCCGCACGCAGCTCCGACCCGGGCGTGGCTGCGCTGCTGCGCGACGCCGCCGCCGAACTGGACGCAGCCAACCGCGACGGCCTGACCCCGCTGGCGGTGGCCTGCCAGGTCGGCAACTGGCGCATGGCCAAGTTCCTGCTCGAGCGCGGCGCCAAGCCGGAGCCGGCCGAGGCCAGCCCGGTACTGCTGGCCGCAGCCGGTACCGAGGAAGACGATCCGGCCGGCGTGCAGTTGCTGCTCAAGCACAAGGCGCGGGTCGACGCGCGCGATCGCCAGCGCCGCAGCGCGCTGCACGAGGCGGCGCAGGCCGGCCACGTGGAGATCGTGCAGGCCCTGCTCGGCGCCGGCGCCAACCTGGAAGCGCGCGATGCGCTGGGCCGCACGCCGTGGCTGGAAGCCGCCCGCCACGGCCGCGTGGCGGTGCTGGAACGGCTGCTGCCGCACAAGCCGGACCTGGTTGCGGTCGATGGCGATGGCCGCAACGCGATCCTGCTGGCCTGCACCGCCGACCACGTCGCCCCCGGGCTGATCCGGCGCCTGCTGGAGCTGGGCGTGGCGCCGGCGCAGCCGGACCAGAGCGGCCGCCGCGCCGTCGACCTGGCCGCCGAGGCCGGGCGCTGGGCGATCGTGTCCGCGCTGGACCCGGATTATCCGCTGCCGGCCGCGGTCAGCGACGGCCAGGGCGAGACCGGCCCGGCCGGGCTGCCCGACCGGCCGCCGCTGGAACTGCTGCGCGAAGGCCTGCAACTGGGCCAGCCGCGCGACGGCCTGGCCGCGCTGGCGCGGCTGTGCGCGGCCGAGGAACTGGGCGCGCTGCTGCACGAGCCGCCGCTGGCGTTGAACGCGCAGGCGGTGGACTGGCTGCTGGCGCATGGCGCCGAGCCGGAGGTGCTCGATGCCTGCGGCGACACCCCGATGTTCGCGCTGCTCTCGCGCGGCGTGGAGGCGGTGCCCAGCCTGCAGGCGATGCTGCGCCACGGCGTGTCGCCGGCCGGCCGCGGCGGCCTGACCCGCCTGCTCGCCGCCTGCGCGCAGCACGATCACGCGTCGCGCGCGCTGGAACAGTTCGCCCTGGAACTGCTGGAGCGCGGCGCCGATCCGTTCGCGCCGTCGCCGGCCGGCGATCCGCCGCTGTCGCTGGCGGTGCGCCTGGGCTGGCTGCGGCTGCAGCTGCAGTTGCTCGAGCGCGGCGCCGACCGCGAGGCGCGCGACAGCCACGGCATGACCGCGTTGCACCTGGCCGCCGCGCTGGGCCGCGAGGCCTCGCTGAAACTGCTGATCCAGCAGGGCGCCTCGCCGGATGCGCGCGCCGCCGACGGCCAGACCCCGCTCGGCGTGGCCCTGGCCAGCGGCCGCCGCGACCTGGCCGACTGGCTGGACTGGCGCACCTGGCCGCTGCCGCGGCGTCCGCTGCGCGAGGCCGACGTGCCGGCCGCGGCGATGGTCGGCGACGCCGAGGCGATCCGCCGCCTGATCGACCTCGGCCTGCCGGTGGATGCGGTGGACGCGCAGGGCTGCACCGCGTTGCTGCGCGCCGCCGGCGGTGGTCATGCCGAGGCGGTGAAACTGTTGCTGTCGCGCGGCGCCGATCTGCAGCACGCCGCGGCCAGCGGCGCCACGCCGCTGTCGGCGGCGGTGAGCATGCGCCAGACCGAGATCGTCGCGGCATTGCTGCAGGCCGGCGCGCAGATCGAACACCGCCTGCCGGGCGGGGTCACCGTGCTGATGCTGGCCTGCGCGCTGGGTCTGCCGGACATCGCCGCGCGGCTGCTGGCCGCCGGTGCCGATGTGCATGCCGGCGACGCCCAGCAACTGGCCCCGCTGCACTGCGCCGCGCTGTACGGCTTCACCGCGCGCGACAAGTCGCGCCTGCTGGCTCTGCTGGACACGCTGCTGCTGGCCGGCGCCGAGGCCGACCGCGGTTCCGCCGGCGGGGTCACGCCGTTGCTGTTGCTGCTGGGTGCGCGCGCCGAACCGGGCACAGCCTGCGAGGAGCCGGTGGTGCTGGCCGGCGTCGAGCGCCTGCTCGACGAGGAGGTCAGCCTGGAGGTGCAGGATCCGCGCGGCTTCGGCCCGCTGCACCTGGCCGCGCTGCACGGCCTGCCGCTGCTGGTGCAGCGCCTGCTGCGCGCCGGCGCCGATCCGGAACTGCGCGATACCTTGAACCGCACCCCGCGCGAGATCGCGGTGATGCGCGGCTTCGTCGACGTCGCCGGGCAGTTCCAGCCGGCGCTGCCGGGAGTGTCGTCGATGGCGCGGTTCCTGCGCGAAAGCCGCTGA
- a CDS encoding NAD(P)/FAD-dependent oxidoreductase, with the protein MKAAQADVAILGGGLAGLTLALQLRQRDPQLRIRVLERRAHPVREAAFKVGESSVEIGAHYFAEVLGLREHLDAEQIRKFGFRFFFSDRRTDIDQCTELGVSQLLPTPSWQIDRGRFENFLGQRARDLGVEFLDGSTVRGVDLAEDDGDHCVRYSRDGAEASLQARWVIDASGRAGLLKRKLGLAQDNAHQANAVWWRVDGLVDPNGWSQDSAWLQRCTPPDRWRSTNHMCGPGYWFWLIPLSSGAHSLGIVCDAALHPLETMNTHAKAMDWLRTHQPQVASTLERSEHTVQDFLFLRDFSYGCKQVFSAQRWALTGEAGVFLDPFYSPGSDFIAISNTYICELIGRERAGRDIAPYAELYQQLYFSFYENTLTLYQDQYPLFGDAQVMPVKVIWDYTYYWSLLAPLYCTDRIADLAVLGRLRPALQQASALNLGMQALLRDWGAANRAQAAAVADGRLLDQYLIGWFHELNRALSDRLDDAAFVARLHGNVARMAELAGEILARARQQHPTLADHGLLDACRDAATPLPVLSPAWYADAA; encoded by the coding sequence ATGAAGGCAGCGCAGGCGGATGTGGCGATTCTGGGCGGCGGACTGGCCGGACTGACCCTGGCGCTGCAATTGCGCCAGCGCGACCCGCAGCTGCGCATCCGCGTGCTGGAACGGCGCGCGCACCCGGTGCGCGAGGCCGCGTTCAAGGTCGGCGAGTCCTCGGTAGAGATCGGCGCGCACTACTTCGCCGAGGTGCTGGGCCTGCGCGAGCACCTGGATGCCGAACAGATCCGCAAGTTCGGCTTCCGCTTCTTCTTCTCCGACCGGCGCACCGACATCGACCAGTGCACCGAGCTGGGGGTGAGCCAGTTGCTGCCCACCCCGTCGTGGCAGATCGACCGCGGCCGCTTCGAGAATTTTCTCGGGCAGCGCGCGCGTGACCTAGGCGTGGAATTCCTCGACGGCAGCACGGTGCGCGGCGTCGACCTGGCCGAGGACGATGGCGACCACTGCGTGCGCTACAGCCGCGACGGCGCCGAGGCCAGCCTGCAGGCGCGCTGGGTGATCGACGCCAGCGGCCGCGCCGGCCTGCTCAAGCGCAAGCTCGGCCTGGCCCAGGACAACGCGCACCAGGCCAACGCGGTGTGGTGGCGGGTGGACGGGCTGGTCGATCCCAACGGCTGGTCGCAGGACAGCGCCTGGCTACAGCGCTGCACGCCGCCGGACCGCTGGCGTTCGACCAACCACATGTGCGGCCCCGGCTACTGGTTCTGGCTGATCCCGCTGTCCTCCGGCGCGCATTCGCTGGGCATCGTCTGCGATGCCGCCCTGCATCCGCTGGAGACCATGAACACCCACGCCAAGGCGATGGACTGGCTGCGCACGCACCAGCCGCAGGTGGCCAGCACGCTGGAACGTAGCGAGCACACGGTGCAGGATTTCCTGTTCCTGCGCGACTTCTCCTACGGCTGCAAGCAGGTGTTCTCGGCACAGCGCTGGGCGCTGACCGGCGAGGCCGGCGTGTTCCTGGACCCGTTCTATTCGCCGGGCAGCGACTTCATCGCCATCAGCAACACCTACATCTGCGAACTGATCGGACGCGAGCGCGCCGGGCGCGACATCGCACCGTATGCCGAGCTGTACCAGCAGCTGTACTTCTCCTTCTACGAGAACACCCTGACCCTCTACCAGGACCAGTACCCGCTGTTCGGCGATGCCCAGGTGATGCCGGTCAAGGTGATCTGGGACTACACCTACTACTGGTCGCTGCTGGCGCCGCTGTACTGCACCGACCGCATCGCCGACCTGGCCGTGCTGGGCCGGCTGCGCCCGGCGCTGCAGCAGGCCAGCGCGCTCAACCTGGGCATGCAGGCGCTGCTGCGCGACTGGGGCGCGGCCAACCGCGCGCAGGCCGCGGCGGTGGCCGACGGGCGCCTGCTGGACCAGTACCTGATCGGCTGGTTCCACGAACTCAACCGCGCCCTGAGCGACCGGCTGGACGATGCCGCGTTCGTCGCCCGCCTGCACGGCAACGTCGCGCGCATGGCGGAACTGGCCGGGGAGATCCTGGCGCGCGCCCGCCAGCAGCATCCCACGCTGGCCGACCACGGCCTGCTGGATGCCTGCCGCGACGCGGCGACGCCGCTGCCGGTCCTGTCGCCGGCCTGGTACGCGGACGCCGCCTGA
- a CDS encoding glycosyltransferase family 2 protein — translation MSRTPLSAADAAILIPALNERLRIREVVSDALAYCPRVIVVDDGSDDGTSDCIADLPVTLLRHPQRRGKGAALRSGFAEAQRQGARAVMTMDGDGQHSAADFPRLLAAANRHPGCVIVGARLRKRASQPPIRRIGNDFGDWGIAWGCGFRLVDSQSGQRLYPQSVYTLPDVPGEGFVFEAQLLISAARQAGARVVAVPIETRYANQTPGTFRKSHFRLVRDLWKITSHVIVQVWTYGHVVREYRRTRANPVLIDDIDGTLDTAPLAVAKEKTT, via the coding sequence ATGAGCCGCACGCCGCTGAGCGCCGCCGACGCGGCGATCCTGATTCCGGCCCTCAACGAACGGCTGCGCATCCGCGAGGTGGTCAGCGACGCGCTGGCCTACTGCCCGCGGGTGATCGTGGTCGACGACGGCTCCGACGACGGCACCAGCGACTGCATCGCCGACCTGCCGGTGACCCTGCTGCGCCATCCGCAACGCCGCGGCAAGGGCGCTGCGTTGCGCAGCGGCTTCGCCGAGGCGCAGCGCCAGGGCGCGCGCGCGGTGATGACCATGGACGGCGACGGCCAGCACAGCGCCGCCGACTTCCCGCGGTTGTTGGCCGCGGCCAACCGCCATCCCGGCTGCGTGATCGTGGGCGCGCGCCTGCGCAAGCGCGCCAGCCAGCCGCCGATCCGCCGCATCGGCAACGATTTCGGCGACTGGGGCATCGCCTGGGGCTGCGGCTTCCGCCTGGTCGACAGCCAGAGCGGCCAGCGCCTGTACCCGCAGTCGGTCTACACCCTGCCCGACGTGCCCGGCGAGGGCTTCGTGTTCGAGGCGCAACTGCTGATCTCCGCGGCGCGCCAGGCCGGCGCGCGGGTGGTGGCGGTGCCGATCGAGACCCGCTACGCCAACCAGACCCCGGGCACGTTCCGCAAGAGCCACTTCCGGCTGGTGCGCGATCTGTGGAAGATCACCTCGCACGTGATCGTGCAGGTGTGGACCTATGGGCACGTGGTGCGCGAGTACCGGCGCACCCGCGCCAATCCGGTGCTGATCGACGACATCGACGGCACCCTCGACACGGCCCCCCTGGCCGTCGCCAAGGAAAAGACGACATGA